Proteins encoded within one genomic window of Bacteroidota bacterium:
- a CDS encoding redoxin domain-containing protein encodes MNLLEQKYRAPEIYGDHWFNSEPIILSANRGNIFLINFWDATDQNSLRSLPYVKEWFRRYSEYGLILIGVHTPKFPFAKEPALVQRSISENEIKYPIVLDNDFHVGNLFRTRLLPSSYLIDKSGFIRYIQEGEGSYLSLESAIQYLLADAGYRGEFPEIMKPLREKDKQGVHCYKSTPEIFVGYQRGNIGNTEGYFPQSINYYHDPYYYLEGRVFLHGNWLVNKFFVKDENEIPGEAYIVAQYQAKEVNVVIKPEGENNFKVFVQQDGNYLSKGNAGTDVFIDEAERSFLLIDNPKLYNVVNNAEFGEHILKLIPDSNSFAFYSMSFVSSPITEFIAGR; translated from the coding sequence ATGAACTTACTCGAACAAAAATATCGCGCACCCGAAATATACGGCGACCACTGGTTTAATTCCGAACCAATTATACTCTCGGCTAATCGAGGCAATATATTCCTCATTAATTTTTGGGACGCTACCGACCAAAATTCGCTCCGCTCCTTACCTTATGTTAAAGAATGGTTCAGAAGATATTCCGAATATGGACTGATTTTAATCGGAGTGCACACACCAAAATTTCCATTCGCAAAAGAACCGGCTCTCGTCCAGCGAAGCATTTCCGAAAATGAAATAAAATATCCTATCGTTTTGGATAATGATTTTCATGTGGGGAATTTATTCCGCACTCGTTTATTGCCATCATCTTATTTGATTGATAAGTCTGGATTCATACGGTATATCCAAGAAGGGGAAGGTTCATATCTATCACTGGAGAGTGCAATTCAATATCTTCTTGCTGATGCAGGATATCGAGGAGAATTTCCTGAAATAATGAAACCACTACGTGAAAAAGACAAGCAAGGTGTGCATTGCTATAAATCTACTCCCGAAATATTTGTAGGCTACCAACGCGGAAATATTGGAAATACGGAAGGATATTTTCCGCAATCAATTAATTATTACCACGACCCTTACTATTACTTGGAAGGGAGAGTATTTTTGCACGGAAATTGGTTAGTTAATAAATTTTTTGTGAAAGATGAAAACGAAATACCGGGCGAAGCATATATAGTTGCACAGTATCAAGCGAAAGAGGTAAATGTTGTTATAAAGCCTGAAGGTGAAAATAACTTCAAAGTATTTGTTCAACAAGATGGAAATTATCTTTCTAAAGGAAATGCGGGGACTGATGTATTTATCGATGAAGCCGAAAGGAGTTTTCTGTTAATAGATAATCCGAAACTATATAATGTTGTGAACAACGCTGAATTCGGAGAACATATTTTGAAATTGATTCCGGATTCAAATAGCTTTGCATTTTACTCGATGTCGTTTGTATCATCACCCATCACAGAATTTATCGCAGGAAGATAA
- a CDS encoding nitronate monooxygenase, whose translation MKTRITDLFEIKYPIIQAGMVWVSGYKLATEVSEAGGLGLIGAGSMKPELLREQIRKAKTRTTNPFGVNIPLLRGDAEDLVNVTINEGVKIVFTSAGHPGKFIDKLKNAGCVVIHVVPSVKYALKAESVGCDAVVAEGFEAGGHNGLDEITTFVLIPQVVDAVKIPVIAAGGIADGRGMAAAFALGAEGVQIGTRFAASVESSAHDNYKRAIVDSADNSTVLILKKVIPVRLIKNKFSQLVIDAENLGATPEELVNLLGKGRERMAILDGNLDEGEIEAGQCAGMIKEILPAGEIVKKIVEEYMSVIRKLS comes from the coding sequence TTGAAAACACGAATTACCGACTTGTTTGAAATTAAATATCCGATTATTCAAGCCGGAATGGTTTGGGTGTCCGGTTATAAATTAGCGACAGAAGTATCAGAAGCGGGTGGACTCGGATTAATTGGCGCCGGATCAATGAAGCCGGAATTGCTGCGTGAACAAATTCGTAAAGCAAAAACTCGTACAACAAATCCTTTTGGTGTGAACATACCTTTGTTGCGGGGCGATGCGGAAGATTTGGTAAATGTTACTATTAATGAAGGTGTAAAAATAGTTTTCACTTCTGCGGGGCATCCAGGTAAATTTATTGACAAATTGAAAAATGCCGGATGCGTTGTAATTCACGTAGTTCCTTCAGTTAAATATGCATTGAAGGCAGAAAGTGTCGGATGTGATGCAGTAGTAGCTGAAGGGTTTGAGGCAGGCGGGCATAACGGGTTGGATGAGATTACGACTTTTGTTTTAATTCCACAAGTTGTAGATGCAGTGAAAATTCCTGTTATCGCAGCCGGTGGAATTGCAGACGGCCGGGGAATGGCTGCGGCGTTTGCGCTTGGGGCAGAAGGAGTTCAAATCGGAACGCGGTTTGCCGCTTCGGTCGAATCATCGGCACACGATAACTATAAGCGTGCGATTGTTGATTCTGCCGATAACAGCACAGTATTAATTTTGAAAAAAGTTATACCCGTTCGTCTGATTAAAAACAAATTTTCACAACTTGTGATTGATGCTGAGAATCTTGGTGCAACACCAGAAGAACTTGTGAATTTACTCGGTAAAGGTCGTGAACGAATGGCAATTTTAGACGGCAATTTGGATGAAGGTGAAATTGAAGCCGGACAATGTGCGGGTATGATTAAGGAAATCTTACCTGCAGGCGAAATTGTAAAAAAAATTGTTGAAGAATATATGTCTGTGATAAGAAAGCTATCTTGA